From a region of the Lactuca sativa cultivar Salinas chromosome 4, Lsat_Salinas_v11, whole genome shotgun sequence genome:
- the LOC111906843 gene encoding transmembrane 9 superfamily member 7 → MEWSSNGFIPTIFISIVFFISSSESFYLPGVAPRDFQRGDPLQVKVNKLSSTKTQLPYDYYYLNYCKPKHIQNSAENLGEVLRGDRIENSVYTFHMREELPCKVGCRIKLDAQSAKNFKEKIDDEYRVNMILDNLPVAVLRQRRDGSQSTTYEHGFRVGFKGNYAGSKEEKYFINNHLSFRVMFHKDLETDSARIVGFEVTPNSINHEYKEWDEKNPQLTTCNQNTKNIIQGSTVPQEVDTDKEVVFTYDVTFKESEIKWASRWDTYLLMNDDQIHWFSIINSLMIVLFLSGMVAMIMMRTLYRDIANYNQLDTQDEAQEETGWKLLHGDVFRAPPNSGLLSVYVGTGIQILGMTLVTMIFALLGFLSPSNRGGLMTAMVLLWVFMGLFAGYASARLYKMFKGTEWKKNTLKTAFMFPGILFSIFFILNALIWGEKSSGAVPFGTMFALVCLWFGISVPLVFVGSYLGFKKPVVDDPVKTNKIPRQVPEQAWYMKPVFSILIGGILPFGAVFIELFFILTSIWLNQFYYIFGFLFIVFVILIVTCAEITVVLCYFQLCSEDYHWWWRAYLTAGSSAVYLFLYSVFYFFTKLEITKLVSGILYFGYMAIASYAFFVLTGTIGFYACLWFVRKIYSSVKID, encoded by the exons ATGGAGTGGAGCTCCAATGGATTCATCCCTACCATCTTCATCTCAATCGTCTTCTTCATCTCATCTTCTGAATCATTCTATCTACCTGGTGTTGCTCCTCGTGATTTTCAAAGG GGTGATCCTCTTCAAGTAAAAGTCAACAAACTATCATCCACAAAGACTCAACTTCCTTACGACTATTATTACTTGAACTACTGTAAACCCAAGCACATTCAAAACAGTGCTGAAAACTTGGGAGAGGTGCTACGAGGTGATCGCATAGAGAACTCAGTATACACA TTTCATATGAGAGAGGAGCTCCCATGTAAGGTTGGTTGTAGAATAAAGCTTGATGCCCAATCTGCAAAGAACTTCAAGGAAAAGATCGATGACGAGTATCGTGTTAACAT GATTTTGGATAACCTCCCAGTTGCTGTTCTTAGACAAAGACGTGATGGAAGTCAGTCAACCACTTATGAACATGGTTTTCGTGTAGGCTTCAAAGGAAACTATGCTggg AGCAAAGAGGAAAAGTATTTTATCAATAATCATTTGAGCTTTAGAGTCATGTTTCACAAGGATCTTGAGACTGATTCTGCTCGAATTGTTGGGTTTGAAGTTACTCCAAACAG TATCAATCATGAGTACAAGGAGTGGGATGAAAAGAACCCTCAATTAACAACATGcaaccaaaacaccaaaaacataatccAAGGAAGCACAGTCCCACAAGAAGTGGATACAGACAAAGAAGTGGTATTCACATACGATGTGACTTTCAAAGAAAGCGAGATCAAATGGGCATCAAGATGGGACACGTATTTACTCATGAACGATGACCAAATCCATTGGTTTTCAATCATAAACTCCCTAATGATTGTCCTCTTCCTCTCCGGAATGGTAGCCATGATCATGATGCGCACTCTCTACCGAGACATCGCCAATTACAACCAACTCGACACACAAGACGAAGCCCAAGAAGAAACCGGATGGAAACTCCTTCACGGAGACGTATTCCGTGCCCCTCCCAATTCCGGCCTCCTCTCCGTCTACGTCGGAACCGGAATCCAAATCCTCGGAATGACACTCGTCACCATGATCTTCGCCTTGCTCGGATTCCTCTCCCCGTCCAACCGCGGCGGTTTAATGACAGCCATGGTCCTGTTATGGGTCTTCATGGGTTTATTCGCGGGGTATGCCTCTGCGCGATTATACAAAATGTTCAAAGGAACGGAATGGAAAAAGAACACGTTAAAAACCGCCTTCATGTTTCCCGGGATTCTGTTTTCGATTTTTTTCATTCTCAACGCGTTGATTTGGGGGGAGAAGTCGTCGGGCGCGGTTCCTTTCGGGACAATGTTCGCGCTTGTTTGCTTATGGTTCGGGATTTCAGTTCCTTTGGTGTTTGTCGGGAGTTACTTAGGGTTTAAGAAACCGGTTGTTGATGATCCCGTGAAAACAAATAAAATCCCGCGACAAGTCCCGGAACAAGCGTGGTATATGAAACCGGTGTTTTCGATTCTAATCGGTGGGATTCTTCCATTTGGAGCGGTTTTTATCGAGCTTTTCTTCATTCTGACATCGATTTGGTTGAATCAGTTCTACTATATCTTCGGGTTTTTGTTTATTGTGTTTGTGATATTGATAGTGACATGTGCGGAGATCACGGTGGTGTTGTGTTACTTTCAGTTGTGTAGTGAGGATTATCATTGGTGGTGGAGGGCGTATTTGACTGCGGGGTCGTCTGCAGTGTATCTTTTTCTTTATTCGGTGTTTTACTTTTTTACTAAGTTGGAGATTACGAAGCTCGTGTCGGGGATTTTGTACTTTGGGTATATGGCCATTGCTTCGTATGCGTTTTTCGTGTTGACGGGTACCATTGGGTTTTATGCGTGTTTGTGGTTCGTAAGGAAAATTTACTCGTCTGTCAAGATTGACTGA
- the LOC111906845 gene encoding uncharacterized protein LOC111906845 isoform X1, whose translation MPIIHDNQNHPLMFPFLFVSLLSFSLLLFSLYTRRRRRQRQLCLHHSPPLLTDIVRTINTNDRIHSTTIQNLKPNVSNPNNSLLLEILPALYEDNQAPEKSDSTVAGAEECGKKKKKKRGKKKRSDADDSSKSQVVLKEGLIEGIGKEKENQDLVCLYPFTSSSSATQRKIKQQYDQLVKSHETDGLTLLQVGQFANCLIEARDELKHKSEVIHRKFTITKALLFKADRSSFDRLRQQIYKLELEQKRLEEDAFVYNWLQQQLKLSPAYKKMLEIGVYMEMKAKSVETTEDTDSDISDISFEELLAQEKKDSFCDVQAKEGENEIRVELMKPKACTCARFLLLNVLNYMGSFVDYNLTSWQM comes from the exons ATGCCCATCATCCACGATAATCAGAATCACCCCCTTATGTTTCCCTTTCTCTTTGTTTCCCTCCTCTCTTTTTCTCTCCTCTTGTTTTCTCTCTACACCAGAAGACGGCGGCGGCAGCGCCAGCTCTGCCTCCATCATTCACCACCACTGCTCACCGACATTGTCCGTACTATCAATACTAATGATCGCATTCACAGTACCACCATTCAAAACCTAAAACCGAACGTTTCGAACCCTAATAATTCCTTGCTGCTTGAGATCTTGCCGGCACTATACGAGGATAATCAGGCGCCGGAGAAGAGTGACTCCACGGTGGCCGGCGCCGAGGAGTgtggaaagaagaagaagaagaaaagaggaaAGAAGAAACGATCTGATGCCGATGATTCGTCGAAAAGTCAAGTTGTATTAAAGGAAGGATTGATTGAGGGGATTGGAAAAGAGAAGGAGAATCAAGATTTAGTGTGTTTATACCCTTTTACTTCGTCTTCTAGTGCGACACAGAGAAAGATTAAGCAACAATATGACCAGCTTGTGAAGTCTCATGAAACCGATGGATTGACTCTCCTTcag GTTGGACAATTTGCAAACTGCTTGATTGAAGCAAGAGATGAACTGAAGCACAA GTCTGAGGTTATACATCGAAAATTTACCATTACAAAGGCCCTACTATTTAAAGCAGACAGATCTTCATTTGACAGATTGCGTCAACAG ATATACAAGCTAGAGTTAGAACAAAAGAGGCTAGAAGAAGATGCATTTGTATATAATTGGCTCCAACAACAACTTAAACTCTCACCAGCTTATAAAAAG ATGCTTGAAATTGGTGTTTACATGGAGATGAAGGCTAAATCTGTGGAAACAACAGAGGATACGGACTCTGATATATCTGATATTTCTTTTGAGGAGTTATTAGCTCAGGAGAAAAAAGATTCGTTTTG TGATGTGCAGGCAAAAGAAGGGGAAAACGAGATCAGGGTTGAGTTGATGAAGCCCAAGGCATGCACGTGTGCAAGATTTTTATTGCTTAATGTGCTTAATTATATGGGTTCTTTTGTAGATTACAATCTCACATCATGGCAAATGTAA
- the LOC111906845 gene encoding uncharacterized protein LOC111906845 isoform X2: MPIIHDNQNHPLMFPFLFVSLLSFSLLLFSLYTRRRRRQRQLCLHHSPPLLTDIVRTINTNDRIHSTTIQNLKPNVSNPNNSLLLEILPALYEDNQAPEKSDSTVAGAEECGKKKKKKRGKKKRSDADDSSKSQVVLKEGLIEGIGKEKENQDLVCLYPFTSSSSATQRKIKQQYDQLVKSHETDGLTLLQVGQFANCLIEARDELKHKSEVIHRKFTITKALLFKADRSSFDRLRQQIYKLELEQKRLEEDAFVYNWLQQQLKLSPAYKKMLEIGVYMEMKAKSVETTEDTDSDISDISFEELLAQEKKDSFWQKKGKTRSGLS, encoded by the exons ATGCCCATCATCCACGATAATCAGAATCACCCCCTTATGTTTCCCTTTCTCTTTGTTTCCCTCCTCTCTTTTTCTCTCCTCTTGTTTTCTCTCTACACCAGAAGACGGCGGCGGCAGCGCCAGCTCTGCCTCCATCATTCACCACCACTGCTCACCGACATTGTCCGTACTATCAATACTAATGATCGCATTCACAGTACCACCATTCAAAACCTAAAACCGAACGTTTCGAACCCTAATAATTCCTTGCTGCTTGAGATCTTGCCGGCACTATACGAGGATAATCAGGCGCCGGAGAAGAGTGACTCCACGGTGGCCGGCGCCGAGGAGTgtggaaagaagaagaagaagaaaagaggaaAGAAGAAACGATCTGATGCCGATGATTCGTCGAAAAGTCAAGTTGTATTAAAGGAAGGATTGATTGAGGGGATTGGAAAAGAGAAGGAGAATCAAGATTTAGTGTGTTTATACCCTTTTACTTCGTCTTCTAGTGCGACACAGAGAAAGATTAAGCAACAATATGACCAGCTTGTGAAGTCTCATGAAACCGATGGATTGACTCTCCTTcag GTTGGACAATTTGCAAACTGCTTGATTGAAGCAAGAGATGAACTGAAGCACAA GTCTGAGGTTATACATCGAAAATTTACCATTACAAAGGCCCTACTATTTAAAGCAGACAGATCTTCATTTGACAGATTGCGTCAACAG ATATACAAGCTAGAGTTAGAACAAAAGAGGCTAGAAGAAGATGCATTTGTATATAATTGGCTCCAACAACAACTTAAACTCTCACCAGCTTATAAAAAG ATGCTTGAAATTGGTGTTTACATGGAGATGAAGGCTAAATCTGTGGAAACAACAGAGGATACGGACTCTGATATATCTGATATTTCTTTTGAGGAGTTATTAGCTCAGGAGAAAAAAGATTCGTTTTG GCAAAAGAAGGGGAAAACGAGATCAGGGTTGAGTTGA
- the LOC111906823 gene encoding uncharacterized protein LOC111906823 yields the protein MAVESEEVHHESSEEYEDDEEVLDTEHIDVEMEEDDFKTRGKERCKDAFLNFSSDYEDNEADEDNDLVDEDEEGFGSEEEIDDTAGANDLDLGDAVGAGFPIHDPSVKWNKMKPLLGERYESPHELQQCLTNYAIKSGYNIKFMMCDTVRLTAKCGSKMKSQPYPFRVHASWMTQERSFQIKTLVNEHKCVRNFNISNLLSPRWLARHFLKELIMKPNLKCKEMQSIIRTKFHCGVSSSKAYRTRCRAMAIINGKLTEHYARVWDYCHELLRSNPGSTVQVGVTVNPDQTTYFHRMYLCFKAIKEGWKIGCRGVIGLDGSFLKGTCKGELLTTTGRDANNQVYPIAWAVVDIENKANWKWFLELLT from the coding sequence ATGGCTGTCGAATCAGAGGAAGTTCACCATGAGTCATCTGAAGAATACGAAGATGATGAGGAGGTGCTCGATACTGAGCACATAGATGTGGAAATGGAAGAAGATGATTTCAAGACACGGGGTAAAGAGAGATGCAAGGATGCTTTCCTTAACTTCAGTTCTGATTATGAAGATAATGAAGCTGATGAAGACAATGACTTggttgatgaagatgaagaagggtTTGGTTCAGAAGAGGAAATCGATGACACAGCAGGGGCTAATGATCTTGATTTGGGAGATGCGGTTGGTGCAGGCTTCCCCATTCACGACCCATCAGTTAAGTGGAATAAGATGAAGCCCCTTCTTGGTGAAAGGTATGAATCACCACATGAGTTGCAACAATGTCTCACTAATTATGCTATTAAGTCAGGGTATAACATTAAATTTATGATGTGTGACACTGTGAGATTAACTGCCAAATGTGGTTCTAAGATGAAGTCTCAACCCTATCCATTCAGAGTTCATGCTTCCTGGATGACTCAAGAAAGGTCTTTTCAAATTAAAACCTTAGTCAATGAGCACAAATGTGTTAGAAACTTCAATATTTCAAATTTACTGAGTCCCAGATGGCTAGCAAGACACTTTTTGAAGGAGTTGATAATGAAACCTAACTTGAAGTGTAAGGAGATGCAATCAATAATTAGGACCAAATTTCATTGTGGTGTGTCTTCGTCTAAGGCTTATAGAACAAGGTGTAGAGCAATGGCCATTATAAATGGTAAACTCACAGAACATTATGCTAGGGTGTGGGACTATTGTCATGAGTTACTAAGGTCAAATCCTGGTAGCACTGTCCAAGTTGGTGTCACTGTAAATCCAGATCAAACAACATACTTTCACAGGATGTATTTGTGTTTTAAAGCAATCAAGGAAGGTTGGAAAATAGGGTGTCGTGGGGTAATTGGTCTAGATGGATCTTTCTTGAAAGGGACATGTAAAGGAGAATTACTCACAACAACAGGGAGGGATGCAAACAACCAAGTTTATCCAATTGCTTGGGCAGTTGTTGACATTGAAAACAAAGCTAATTGGAAATGGTTTTTGGAACTGCTTACATAG